In Sesamum indicum cultivar Zhongzhi No. 13 linkage group LG1, S_indicum_v1.0, whole genome shotgun sequence, the sequence CATAAAACACGTCAGGCTAGTCAGATCGGTCCCCGACGAAGAcgctccgacgctcaagtcagaACATAGGtcgaaaatatataattacgaGTATTAAAATAGCACAAGAATGCCACGATTACCTTCCTTCAGTCTGGGTTCCCAATATTTATACAACCAGACCTTGCTATAATGAGTTTCCACGTGTCATGATAATGAGCATCAGATCTGTTAATCGGACGGCCTGACGCTGATCAAGCGCTTAGATCGCGCTTATGATCAGGATCCGCGATCTCCTCCATAAATCACGCTCATGGATTTATCTCTTGCCATATCTGCTGACAAGTTGACTTAAAGGAGTGCAATTTCACttttacccttaatgaagggtataTTAGTCATTCGATATTTTCTCCCTCATCAGTTCTTGTTCTTGGATCAAATTTATGTACAGAAGAAAAACTTCTCTCATCTTTCTGTACGAAACCTCACCTTCTCTCTTAAATCCATTTTCTCTAATTAACCGCCCTCTTTCAACTAATTAACCTCCACTAACCAATAACTAACTGGAAAACGCTATAAGAAAAAAAGCGAGAGCATGACTGTTTAAGTAATATCCTAACGTCTAGTGGAATTTAAGTAGACTATGCAGCAGACTATGCAGCAGAATGAGTAGAATTTAAGTAGGCTTCTTTACATCCCCTCCTCAAATGGGACTGGTCAAAATATTGGTCAATCCTAACTTGGAGATAAGCAAGATAAACTTAGAACCAGTGAGAGTCTTAGTAAAAACGTCTGCCAGTTGATTCTAGGATGAAACATGGATGGTGGAATGAAACCTTGTTTGTATTTGTCTCTGACCAGATGACAATCGATTTCTAGATGCTTAGTTCTTTCGTGGAAAACAAGATTGGCTGTTATGTGCAATGCTGCATGATTGTCACAAAGAAACGGTATTGGGACTGGAACTTCTATCTAAAAATCCTTGAGAATGTTGTATATCCAAGTCACTTCACATGTTGTGCTTCCTATGCTCCTATATTCAGGTTCAACTAGAGACCTGGATACTGTTGTTTGTTTCTTCGTCTTCTATGAAACCAAACCCCCTCCAAGGATATGCAGTAACCCGTGAGTGATCTCCTAGTGTCTTTAGAAGTAGCCCAATCAGCATCACAATATGCAATAATGTTGAAGTTTGTAAGTGAAGTAGAGGTTTGTGTTAGTTGAACCCTTTAGATAACGAACTAGATGTAATGTGGCTTGTCAATGTTGTTTGCAAGGATGTTTCATTAATTAGCTTATTGTGGGTAGCATGACAAATATCAAGTCTGCTAAACTAGATCAACAGCCTTCCTAGTAGCCTTCTGTAAGCTTCAAGATTAGGTAGTGGTTTTCCTGCAAATGCTGTGAGTTTAACACGTGATGGTAGTGGAATGCTTGTTTCCTTGGCTTGTGAGTCTTGTATTATATCTCTGGTATACTTGGCTTGAGTGATAGTAAGTCCTCCATTTGATCTTGCAATCTCCAGTCCTAGAAAATACCTTGCTGGACCAAGATCTTTGATGGTGAATAATTTGTCCAAATAGAGTTTGATGTCTGCAATGATTTCTTCTGAATGTCCTGCAAGTAATACATCATCTATATAGTCAAGTAATGTAAAAAATCCCATGGAGGTAACCTTAGTGAAAAGGCAGTAATCCTATTTTGACTGTGTGAAGCCAAAAGCCTCCAGTTTTGGTGTAAATTCGTAATTCCATTGTCTTAAGGCTTGTTTGAGCCCATAAAGAGATCTTTTTAGTTTGCATACATGTCCTTCTGGCATATCATAGCCCTCTGGAGCTTGCATAGAGATTTCTTCTTCATAAATCCATGTAGGAAGGcattgttaatatttaattaatgtatgtGCCAATTAAGCTTGGCAGCCACTACCAAGAATAACCTAACTGTTACTGCTTTAGCTACTGGTGAGAAGCTATCTACATAATCTATGCCTtctatttggttataaaaCGTTGTAACTAGCCTAGCCTTATGTCTTTCTATTGAGCCATCAGATTTTAACTTAAGTTTAAATATCCATTTATAGCCTATTCCTTTCTTACGTTGAGGTAATTTTGTTATTCTCCATGTGTTATTTCTTTCTAAAGCTTCTAGTTCATCTGACATTGCTTCTCTCCATTCCTTTATCTGATTAGCTTGTGTAAATGACCTTGGTTCCTGCAAATGAGATAAAGCAACAAGAAACAGTATGCATAGAAGAGGTATGGACAGCTGtagaaatttttgaattttcagcAGTATATGTACAGATGAAATCCTGGTATTTTGCAGGTCTAGTAATAGTTGTAGCTGATTTTCTTAAAGTTTTTGTGTTATTAGACTGTAGGTCTTGATTATCTTGTTGAATTGTAGTGTCCTGTTCAACGAAGTTTTCTTGTATTTCTGGAGTCTGTTCAGGttcatttaatatatctaAATCTATTTCAGATGCCATTGTTGGTAGGGAGCAAGTGATAGGGTCCGTTTGCTCACCTATATAACgaatcttaattttcttgaaaggTCACATCTCTAGAGACTATAATGGATCTTTTGTTTAAGTCAAATAACGAATATCCTTTTTGATTTTGTGCATAACTTAAAAACACACATTTCATAACTCTTGGATCgaatttggatttgtttgaTAGTGTATTTCTTGCAAAACATAAGCAACCAAATGTTCTAAAATAAGTGCAGTTGACTGGTTTCTTGAAAAGAGTTTCATATGGTGCTTCCATTTCAAAATGTGTGTTGgtattctatttataatatatgttgcAATTAGGATAGCATCTGTCCAGAACATTTTGGGCAGGTTTGATTGGAACATAAGGTGTTTATGCTTCCTTTCTacaactccattttgttgtggggTGTAAACGCAAGTTGTTTGGTGAATAATGCCCTCTTCTTTGAAGAAACGTTTGCATTGATCCCCTAAGAATTCAGTATCATTATCAGTTCTTACtactttgattattttgttaaattgagTTAAGATTATTTTCTGAAAGTTAACAAGAATGCTTACAGTTTGTGATTTTTGCTGCATCAAGTTAGTCCATGTACATTGACTGTAATAATCTACTATTGTCAGCTATATATGCACATTTTGATATAGAATATTGATTATAAGGTCCCCATAAGTCTACATGCAACAAATCAAAGCAATTAAGAGAAGAGGTATCACTTGTGGAAAAAGCCATCCTTTGTTGTTTAGCTTGAGGGCATACCTCACAGGTTGAAGCTTCAGTTTTATTCCCACGTATCAAGCCAATATGCATCATTctattttgagaaatatgtCTTAGTTTCCTATGCCATGTTTCAAAAGTGACTGTGGATGTACTAAGACCATATTCCTTGTTGTAATTCATcattctatttataaatttcttgtcAAAAGATTGTTTCTTGAGGTGATAAAGTCTTCCTAACATGCATCCTACTGCAACCACTTCTTTAGCCTTGTGGTCTTGCATAACACAATAGGATGGATAGAATTTAAACCTAATGCTAGAAGTATTGCAAAGCTTACTGACATAAAGCAAGTTAAACTTCAAATCAGATACATGCAACATATTAGTAAGACATATTTTGTTAGTAAGGTGTATGTCTCCAGAACTTCTTACAGAATGCTTGGTTCCATCTGCAAGGTGTATGAATGTATTAGTGACTTTAGATTCACATTTATCAAACATTAAAGCATTGCTACACATATGAGTGGTAGCACCACTGTCAATGatccaaatattatttttccagtCACCAAGAACAGAGTTCCCGAGGAACTTACCTGAAAACTCTGCACATCCTTCATCAGCTAGAGGGGACACATCATTCTCCATACCTCCAAAATATTTGTGAAGCTCCGCCTTGATAATTTCAGTAACTGACCTTTCATTAATGCCATTATGTACTGACTCTTGAGACTATGTGGCAATCATAGCTTTGTTGTTGGCAGTTGCGGTCTTCTTTCTTTGCTCCATCGAGACCTTGTATCAATTCGGATAACTATGTATTTCAAAGCACACTTCTTTTTCCGGTGACCTATTTTCCACATTCCTTGCGTATCGGAGTTCTTTTATCAActaaatttcttcttctttggaATGTTCTATGAAATTCATTCCTCTTAATAGCCTGCAGCGCCATGTTTTGAGTGTCGTAGAACTACCTGAATTAACTTCAATTCTCAAGATCATGGAATATGCCTTGCTAACCTTGGGCAATTAATCCATCTGAGCATCTAATTTCTTACATGGTCATAGCTTTCTTGGAGCCCCATCAAGAATTGCATCAAGAGAGAACACAATTTCGAGTTCCATTGATAACTTGGTTCTTGTTCTTGGATCAAATTTCTATACAGAAGAAAAACTTCTTCGTCTTTTTGTACAAAGCCTCACCTTCTCTCTTAAATCCCTCTTCTCTAATTAACCGCCCTCTTTCAACTATTAACCTCCACTTACCAAATAACTAACTGACAAACTctataagaaataaaagcGCGAGCACGATTATTTAAGTATTATCCTAACGTCTAGGCGTAGTCGCatttgataaaaatgaaacGGACTAATAATAAAGGTGTGAGTCCGTCAACATGTTTCTTCAAGCTTCCAAGGTTCCCTTTCTTCCTTCCTCATTGATGAGCAGACTATGCAGTAGAATGAGTGGAATTTAAGTAGGCTTCTTTACAAAGGTTAAATTATGTCAAAGGGGTTCACTTATTGTTAGCAAcgttaatttagtttttacgAGGTATGTTAATCAACGGAATGAAAAACTTGATGATGGTAACTTTTacgattttgaaaatataaagaagaTAATTGTTATGTCGATATTGTATTTGAGCTAacctatatataattgatttattgtcaTAAAAACATAAGGATTAGTTACACTATATTCCCCTGTTACTATGGCAATTTACATATTCCACCCTTGTATtatagaaattacataaacttccctttcaaaattaaatccacCTTATAAAAATTGCCCATTCAGCCAATCAACTTAACAAATTGGCTGAtgtcataaaaaaatctcTATTATACCCTCAACCTAAATAACTCTATTTTCTATGACATAAATACCCCTAAGgggtaatttgttatttttaaaattgaaaagggtGTATACtgataactttttataatattttttttaatcacatATAAGTTATGacattaattagaatttcctaaaaatcattaaagattgaaaatttgtcgaaattatagttattttataGAAAGTAATAAGATAaagattatattattcaaatgttaaaaattttgagaCAAATTTAAGTAGTTTAGCCAACTTTACTCCgtcaaatacaaatttaaacaaaGTCTAATTCTGGTATATTTTAATTCCTAGAAAAttagtttaataatttaaaaaaaatatttttcctcttttttgaTTGGATAATTAAGGGACATGGTCGGGATTTTTGAGTGCGTTTGAGAACCTCATTTTCTGTGCAAATTGAGAATCAACCGGCGGGGGTGGGGGGCCGGGCGGCTTGGTGGTTTTGGGTGCGAGCAAAGACTAGGGGGTTAAGGAAGGGGAACCGACAAAGGAGGGCGGACGACGGGGGAACGGTGCAGGAGAAAAGGGGGTTTGACAGAGGAGAAAACCAAAGCGAATTTGCAGGTGGAGGGGAGATCAACGACGGGGACGGGAGGGAATTGGTCGGCCGGGATACGTGCTCTCAGATGAGAGTAGGCCATTGGCAAGACCGAGCCGGACGGCGAAGTTTCAGAAGAGAGTGAAAACAGATCTAGATTTAGGGGCTGTCGATGGCCCGACGCTGGAGGGAGATCACCGACAGGTCGGGAGGATGACACCGGTAGCAGTGGTCGGCGGCGAGGGCTAGAGGAGAATGTGCAGGGAGTCGAACTTCGTAATGGCCTTGAGGATATTTTGGTCCATtcctattttcaatttttgttgaattatttttagttttatataaatgaggTCAAAAAATAGTCATTAAATCACATGCTGGTAAATTTGACTAACACCCATTAGTCAGAGGGagcaatttttgaataataagaGGGGGGAATTTGCAAATTCTCATAGTAGTAGGGGAGGTTgatgtaattaacccaaaaaataaagttcaattatatacaaatcaacACATAAATGAAGACATACATTTACTccactaaatattttgataaaaatttaaatccataTGGTGAGTGTACATCATCTAGTCTTAATTAACCGTTGCGCCATAGTAATCAGTCAGGATTCACAAATACATCATGAATGTAGcaacacttttaattttgatgcACGAACGTCTACCGTTGCGTTTGTGCTGATAATCAGGTAAAGTATGGATGCTACGAGGATTTTTATCTAAAACGTAGTATGGACATATTTTCGaacctttaaaatatatatatgtatatgtatatatatataaatttaaattaaatttgatgaagttcaataaatcaaacaataagagctcgtttggttgtgttttcaatgagattattttcacttttcactatttgggtagttgaaattttgtttggtcaagccattttcattgagaatgcatttctattttaatcttgagttttttgaaattataggtcacaTGGGTTGGTCATACTTGTCTTATCTTGTAAGtatgtcttttcttgtttcaaatcaaataaaattgcttTATCTCCCAACCATTTTGGTCAACCCTCATAACTAATTTctgtcaaattaaaaatacatttacctatattcttaattctcacacctatatacttatatttgaaaataactaatccaaacatattattaattttcgcACAGAAAccaataaagtatttttatacaaatataattattaaaaattaaaaataaaaataaaaacacaaccaaacgggctcTAAATATTTGGCACTCATCATGTAAGATAGATGGGGAAATAAGGGTGCATGTACAAGACAAGTTAGGTCAATTCAAAGGCATGGAAGTAGATTTGAAGGGCAATATGTGGAGAGAGAGCCTCAGGATATATCCCATCACCTTAAATCTCAACCAACCATTAATGAGATTGATTGAGGGCAATTCAACTTTGTTGCTGTTTCTTTGGGTAATGGAGATATTGTATGGCCCTCTTCCTGATTTATgttataatacaaatattatgttatctatttatttaaaagggtaaaattgtaattttagtatcAAAATACAGGatgatttgtaatattaatatcatattttatgaaagaaaaatatgcaatttatccaGAAAAATGAGCAATTATCTTtcctatgaaaaataaagcagcaACTTATCCCACCgtgttattaaatatagagCAAAATATCCTCTAGGTCTAGTGGTGCACTACACGCATTCCATGTGCATCtagacataatttttaactaataaaaatattattttatatatatgatttaatatattaatacttatatatttataaaaatactatttaatatattaaatttatatattacttacataaaaaataatatatattttttctttcttcttcgtCTTTCTATCTCCCTCCCCTCACGCCTCTATCTCCGCTGCGATTGCCCCCTCCCGGTCGCCACCCCCTTCCTATGCCCTGATCCACAGCCCCCCCAACCCCCACCCAGATCCACCCTCCTCTGctggtctctctctctctatatatatatgtactatatataaatacatatatatagtttctattgtaaaagtataaatatacatgtatatataaatatatttaaattaaattatataatatataattttattaattttttatttgaattagatAAAATCTATACCATTGATTTATTAAGTAAATTGAGACTGTAGATTGATCAAATCCAAATGTTATTAGATAAGGAgataaatgttattttaaatttaaaaaaattaaaaaaagacgTTTGATAGGAGAATAACTTGCtccattttttataacatAGGGGGTAATTACTGCCACATTTTTCATGGGGGTTTTACTTCCATTAATACAGGGGTAAGttgcatttaaccctattTTGAAATAACCAACTTTAgtttcacattttaaaaaagcGTTGCAAAATTAGTCCCACAGAAAAAAGTTTTGACGGAAAGGCATGTGGCCGTTAGTTTACCAGCTAAGTGAGTTGTGGCAACTTGGCTCGACAAGTTTTGAGACTAACATTGCAAATCACTCTTTATTTTGGAACCAAAATTGCagttttttgtgtgttttgcTTTTGTAAGGTTGGTAAGGCCCAGGAACGCGCTAGCGGAAGCAGAAATGTAAACATATACaacaatgaaaaattaaagcataATAAAAAACGACCCAAGGGTTGTACCCTTGAAGTTTCCCGGGATTCGATGTAgtatggaaataaaatataaataaaaatcatatgagACTTGTTTGgtgtgaaatgagaaaataaaaagaatgaagatgatatcttttgttttctcgTTAACTTGGCCGAAACGTTCACCGGTGGTTCTAACGTAGCAATCCTCTGAGTGTGTCCACACCACATTGGAAATAGGAATCTCTTGAACTCCTTGctagaagaaaacaagagaaaattcTCCAATAGAATGAGAGAGAGGGGGCGGCCGAGTGGCTTAGGGAAGGAGGgattatttcttttgtattgtgtaataatgtgtaataatattattcctAATAACattatgtacaaaaatatttatataccttATGTAGATGTACATAAATGTGTTTAGttacatttattcatctatAAGGTAAGTCGTCTTGATTCCAAATCAAGAAGATGATcaaaattgcactttccaaaaatgcaatttgttagtcaataatttcctttcatAGAATTTTTCTCACACGTGCTTAATGGGGTGTGTGTTGGAACAGGTGACCAAAAACCAATTAGATTagcgattttgagaaccattaaagcaatttttatttatgcaatATTATCCCaacgaatatggtaagtattcgtctTTCTCGCATGTgcctgttgtgcttaccaaattgcGATAAATGCTattttgacgtcacaacaaatgcccacaaaccacttaataacccatgtagttagGCTGTGCATTAAATGACGGCTACAAAACCAACTTCCGAGCGATGGTTCCCACTTGATTGGAGATGGCAAATCTCTGCAGCAGATTGCTAAGCACATAAATCCAGTCACAGAAAATCAAGCTCTTTGGATGTATACAGAATGTGGGGACCCTGAACCATCTACAAAAGTCACTTTTATACCATCACAAGCTAATCATTGTTAGNNNNNNNNNNTATCTCACTGGttcatgaataaaattttgtcaGCAAGAATGTATATAACATCTATTGCAGGGACAACATCTGCTGCCTCAAACAATTGTAAAATAGCTTTGATTTTGTCAGATTGAAGTATCAGAAAGCATACAGGAACCTCTACGGTTCAAGACAAGTATAGTTTTTGCCAAATCCCAACACATACAACCTCGACTTCAAGGGTACACAGTTTGGTATTTCTATCAAATGAGATTTTCTCCTACATCAGATTCATAATAGAATTGTCTATGATGTATTGATTTGCAAGAAACTGGTTGTACCATTACATAATAACTGACTGCTCTCCTTGATCTCATAGTTTTTCTAGCTCTCAATTTTTGATCTACATACAATGACCTGGAAATTATTACAACAATGATAAATCTGACCATAGTTCAGTATCGCTTCCATGTAAGTCCTAGGtgaatgatttttcaaactacaaatgCATTACTGTCTCTCTCTTACATGATCTTACATCGTTCTTTGTCTTATTTATCCACCTTATTATCCTTTATCTGTTGAATTATGCTCTGCTGAGTTATGCTTTCCTATGTTTGAAACAAATGACAGTGGTGACTGCTTCGTCCAACGTCTTATGTCATACACTTTCTTCAATGGTTTCTTCTCCTTGCCTTGTCTTCTCTTTGTTATGGCGATGGCAAGGTCGTTGGGGAACAATGTTTTCCACACAAAAGCATGGAGAAGCGTTGAAACTAACAGTATAGACACAATTGTTGATGACATGAATGATAGTGTCAAAGCCAGGCCCTTGCTAACTACAGAAGGGACCTGTTCTGCATATTTGATGGTTGCTATTGAAGCTGTTGTCATGGGAAAGGTGTAAGACCACCATGCCACTGAAAACCTGTCAAAAACACTACAGATTAGTGGTATTATTGGCACAGTCTGATTCAAAATGCATCTTCTAATGTCTTGCATAGTTCTGCTCATACAGATCAAAAGAATGTGGAGTCTTGAAGTTTGATCTAATTACAGGTAACGGTTCTCAGTTTCgatgtttatgtaattagttaTTTCACTCATGGTAAATTGCATCTATTTGTTAGCTGACAGCAAACGTTGGGAAGATTAGATGTAACCTCTCAAACTTGAGGGGACCCACAAGTAACTGGACGAAAACTTGAGGGGAGTATGCTGTAATTGTGCCAAAAAGGTTACCTGAATCCCCTGAAGAAGTTGATGCGCACGATCAATGAGCAATAGAGGAATAGTGCAATGAAGTAGCAGGTCCTGGACAAGCCatcaaattcatcataaatAGCTCCCCAAGCAATGCTAGCTGCGGCTGGAGTTGCAATAAACATGGAGTACACAGGGTGGAGTTCCTTAGGCAATGCCTCACTTGTCGGCAACCTCTGATACAACGTCACAAACACTACAAGATAATGAGCAAAACCGATTGCCCACAAGAACTTCCCTGCTTCTGACCACCCGACTTTTGCAGCCAGAATCGCTCCCACGAAATTTCCAACCACTGACAGATGGGAGGAAGGATTTGCTACTTTGCAGAGACGCCTTTTTCCTCCCGACAACCACTggccatatatttttaagtcaAGGAAGACGATGGGCGCCATGAACGTGCACCAGACGGCTGGATGCAGAGTGTTTGGTGCAATACTTGATGGCACGCCAATGGCTAAGAACATGCAGACGACCCATGGGGCAAAGAAG encodes:
- the LOC105156883 gene encoding uncharacterized protein LOC105156883: MENDVSPLADEGCAEFSDGTKHSVRSSGDIHLTNKICLTNMLHVSDLKFNLLYVSKLCNTSSIRFKFYPSYCVMQDHKAKEVVAVGCMLGRLYHLKKQSFDKKFINRMMNYNKEYGLSTSTVTFETWHRKLRHISQNRMMHIGLIRGNKTEASTCEEPRSFTQANQIKEWREAMSDELEALERNNTWRITKLPQRHSEEIIADIKLYLDKLFTIKDLGPARYFLGLEIARSNGGLTITQAKYTRDIIQDSQAKETSIPLPSRVKLTAFAGKPLPNLEAYRRLLGRLLI
- the LOC105156615 gene encoding guard cell S-type anion channel SLAC1 (The sequence of the model RefSeq protein was modified relative to this genomic sequence to represent the inferred CDS: added 17 bases not found in genome assembly); its protein translation is MEMRETSRRSPATHFVDIHEVPEVEDEEHEEDKPTRTAEKQEKRFNKAIKAREVKKPNRNFSRQVSLETGFSVLNGDKRERKALPRSGKSFGGFGSAYATGAEVRKGDFSIFKTKSTLVKQNSKLPLRKESGVDLQYNDVSGGIDESVNESVPAGRYFAALRGPELDEVKESEDILLPKDEKWPFLLRFPIGCFGICLGLSSQAILWRALATSPATKFLHITPLINLAIWLLALGVLVAVFITYALKCAFYFEAVKREYFHPVRVNFFFAPWVVCMFLAIGVPSSIAPNTLHPAVWCTFMAPIVFLDLKIYGQWLSGGKRRLCKVANPSSHLSVVGNFVGAILAAKVGWSEAGKFLWAIGFAHYLVVFVTLYQRLPTSEALPKELHPVYSMFIATPAAASIAWGAIYDEFDGLSRTCYFIALFLYCSLIVRINFFRGFRFSVAWWSYTFPMTTASIATIKYAEQVPSVVSKGLALTLSFMSSTIVSILLVSTLLHAFVWKTLFPNDLAIAITKRRQGKEKKPLKKVYDIRRWTKQSPLSFVSNIGKHNSAEHNSTDKG